The Haemophilus parainfluenzae genome window below encodes:
- a CDS encoding acyl-[ACP]--phospholipid O-acyltransferase, with product MKLLKYTGFVPYLAIAFINASVDLAHKITIQNVLLKSFSGESLVVLTALINAMILLPFIFLFSPSAFINDKFSRTNVIRYSSLAAVAISAGILLSYMTGMFAISFVLTLILAAQSAVYSPAKYSIIKSIVGTENIGMANGVIQALTIVAILFSSFAFSFFFEAHYVASDDPNEVLQSVWVIGVTLVLLSALEAYFAFKIPFFKQEAENTDGQFNMRKYLSLGYLKDNVRTLKADQNIWLSVIGLSLFWGVSQIIVAAFPAHYKAMFNEDNAIVIQAILAVSGIGLALGSYLAGRASRLHIELGIVPLGALGICVSLFFLTLAQSGVVLALCSFVFGFSGGLLIVPLNATIQYFAPEKISGKIMAGNNFVQNVFMVVFLLLSIVFVQLNVSTQGLFLVTSATCFAASLYTMSKVPHLFTRLFLLFALKANYRFHVDGLKNLPQSGGVLLLGNHISWIDWLVLQAASPRAIKFVMYRPIYKKWYLTWFFRIFKVIPIGGGSSRESIETIREYLARGEVVALFPEGHISYNGQINEFQKGFEHVLKDLENVMTVPFYLRGLWGSSFSRADSFYKNLTKRQGKREILVAFGKPIHGFIDATAMKQKVLELSFSVWEKVMSKRKPLMHHWLNSAKSNLFKEAAVDAQGTKLNNLKFIAVVLMFVETLKAALGNEKNVGVLLPSSSIGAIINMTLMVMGKVPVNLNYTLSPEAMEKALKKANISQVITSEKFLDKLNAKGFDFSQVVADKALFMENLGKLITKVNKVRSFLTAFLAPQWWIKLRYFADVSLEDTATILFSSGSEGDPKGIELSHKNLLTNIKQIGELLNFHKDDVILNSLPIFHSFGLTVTTLLPLCEGIKMVSVADPTDGATVGKMCARHRVSILFGTSTFFRLYVRNKKFHPLMLQNVRMVIAGAEKLKADVKEAFKLKFGLEIYEGYGATETAPVASVNMPNLLDPETLQEFTFNQAGTVGMPLPGTIIKIVDPESLQELPVGEDGLILIGGGQVMKGYLNAPEKTAEVIVEIDGVRYYKTGDKGHIDHNGFITIVDRYSRFAKVGGEMISLGSVEEKLSQVFDEENQFVAVALSDDKKGESIVLLIKSTLSLDEINERIKGLNVPPIMLPSQVFLVDEIPMLGSGKVDFKGAKNLAMNLVK from the coding sequence ATGAAACTCTTAAAATATACTGGCTTTGTACCTTATTTAGCCATTGCCTTTATTAATGCCAGTGTGGATTTGGCACATAAAATTACCATTCAAAATGTGTTGCTGAAAAGTTTTTCAGGTGAGAGTTTGGTTGTTTTAACGGCATTAATTAATGCGATGATTTTATTGCCGTTTATTTTCTTATTTTCGCCTTCGGCATTTATTAACGATAAATTTTCTCGCACCAATGTGATTCGTTATAGCAGTTTAGCGGCTGTGGCGATTAGTGCTGGGATTTTATTGAGTTATATGACGGGAATGTTTGCTATTTCCTTTGTACTGACATTGATTTTGGCAGCACAAAGTGCGGTCTATTCTCCTGCCAAATATAGCATTATTAAATCGATTGTGGGCACTGAAAATATCGGTATGGCAAACGGTGTCATTCAAGCGCTTACTATTGTGGCCATTCTATTTAGTTCTTTTGCTTTTTCTTTCTTCTTTGAAGCGCATTATGTGGCATCAGATGATCCGAATGAAGTATTACAAAGTGTTTGGGTTATAGGTGTAACATTAGTATTACTGAGTGCACTAGAAGCCTATTTTGCGTTTAAAATCCCATTCTTTAAGCAAGAAGCTGAAAATACGGATGGCCAGTTTAATATGAGAAAATACCTTTCTTTAGGGTATTTAAAAGATAACGTTCGCACATTAAAAGCAGATCAAAATATTTGGTTGAGTGTTATTGGATTAAGCCTGTTTTGGGGCGTGTCACAAATTATTGTGGCGGCATTCCCTGCGCATTATAAAGCGATGTTCAATGAAGATAATGCTATTGTCATTCAAGCGATTCTTGCGGTGAGCGGCATAGGGCTTGCGCTTGGTTCATATCTTGCGGGACGCGCTTCTCGTTTACATATTGAGTTAGGTATTGTCCCGCTTGGTGCATTGGGTATTTGTGTGTCGTTATTCTTCTTAACACTAGCACAAAGTGGAGTGGTATTAGCACTTTGTTCTTTTGTCTTTGGTTTCTCTGGTGGCTTATTAATCGTGCCATTGAATGCGACGATTCAGTATTTCGCACCGGAGAAAATCAGCGGCAAAATCATGGCAGGTAACAACTTTGTACAAAACGTGTTCATGGTAGTGTTTTTGCTATTAAGCATTGTTTTTGTACAACTTAATGTTTCGACTCAAGGTTTATTCTTAGTGACTTCTGCTACATGTTTTGCTGCAAGTTTATATACCATGTCGAAAGTGCCTCATTTATTTACGCGTTTATTCTTGCTCTTTGCGTTAAAAGCGAATTACCGTTTTCATGTGGATGGGTTAAAAAATCTTCCACAAAGTGGTGGAGTGTTGTTATTAGGTAACCATATTAGCTGGATTGACTGGTTAGTATTACAAGCGGCTAGCCCGCGTGCGATTAAATTTGTGATGTATCGTCCAATTTACAAAAAATGGTATCTCACTTGGTTCTTCCGTATTTTCAAAGTGATCCCTATTGGTGGTGGCTCAAGCCGTGAATCTATTGAAACCATTCGTGAATATTTAGCGCGTGGTGAAGTAGTGGCTTTATTCCCAGAAGGTCATATCAGCTATAACGGTCAAATCAATGAGTTCCAAAAAGGCTTTGAGCACGTATTAAAAGATTTAGAGAATGTGATGACTGTTCCTTTCTATTTACGTGGATTATGGGGCAGCAGCTTCTCTCGTGCAGATTCTTTCTATAAGAATTTAACTAAACGCCAAGGCAAACGTGAAATTTTAGTGGCATTTGGTAAACCAATTCATGGCTTTATTGATGCGACAGCAATGAAGCAAAAAGTACTCGAACTTTCTTTCTCTGTATGGGAAAAAGTCATGAGTAAACGTAAACCGCTTATGCATCATTGGTTGAATTCAGCAAAATCAAATTTATTCAAAGAGGCCGCGGTAGATGCACAAGGTACTAAACTCAATAATCTGAAATTTATTGCGGTAGTGCTAATGTTTGTGGAAACCTTAAAAGCTGCTTTAGGGAATGAAAAAAATGTCGGTGTGCTATTACCAAGTTCATCAATCGGGGCAATTATCAATATGACCTTAATGGTGATGGGCAAAGTACCGGTAAATTTAAACTACACGCTAAGCCCTGAAGCGATGGAAAAAGCGTTGAAAAAAGCTAATATTTCGCAAGTCATTACCTCTGAAAAATTCTTGGATAAGTTGAACGCAAAAGGTTTTGACTTTAGCCAAGTGGTGGCTGATAAAGCCCTCTTTATGGAAAATTTAGGGAAATTGATCACTAAAGTGAATAAAGTGCGGTCATTTTTAACCGCGTTTTTGGCGCCACAATGGTGGATTAAATTACGTTACTTTGCAGACGTAAGCTTGGAAGATACTGCAACCATCTTATTCAGTAGTGGTAGTGAAGGTGATCCAAAAGGCATTGAATTAAGCCATAAAAACTTACTGACAAATATTAAACAGATCGGTGAATTATTAAACTTCCACAAAGATGATGTGATTTTGAATTCCTTACCCATTTTCCACTCATTCGGCTTAACAGTGACAACTTTATTGCCATTGTGTGAAGGCATTAAAATGGTAAGTGTAGCGGATCCGACAGATGGGGCGACAGTAGGAAAAATGTGTGCTCGACATCGTGTGAGCATTTTATTTGGTACTTCAACGTTCTTTAGATTGTATGTACGCAATAAGAAATTCCATCCGTTAATGCTACAAAACGTACGTATGGTTATTGCGGGCGCCGAAAAATTGAAAGCGGATGTCAAAGAAGCATTCAAACTTAAATTTGGCTTGGAAATTTACGAAGGTTATGGTGCAACTGAAACAGCACCGGTAGCTAGTGTAAATATGCCTAATTTACTTGATCCGGAAACCTTACAAGAATTTACCTTCAATCAAGCTGGTACCGTAGGTATGCCATTACCGGGCACCATTATTAAAATTGTGGATCCGGAAAGCTTGCAAGAATTACCAGTTGGCGAAGACGGTTTGATCTTGATTGGTGGTGGGCAAGTCATGAAAGGTTATTTGAATGCACCAGAAAAAACAGCAGAAGTGATTGTTGAAATTGATGGTGTACGTTATTACAAAACTGGCGATAAAGGTCATATCGATCATAACGGCTTTATTACCATTGTGGATCGTTATTCTCGATTTGCTAAAGTCGGCGGTGAAATGATCAGCCTCGGCAGCGTGGAAGAGAAACTTTCACAAGTATTTGATGAAGAAAATCAATTTGTTGCGGTCGCTTTGAGCGATGATAAAAAAGGCGAGAGCATAGTGCTTTTAATTAAATCTACGCTTTCTTTAGATGAGATCAATGAGCGTATTAAAGGATTAAATGTACCGCCGATTATGCTTCCAAGCCAAGTCTTTTTAGTAGATGAAATCCCGATGCTCGGAAGTGGTAAAGTGGATTTCAAAGGGGCGAAGAATTTAGCCATGAATTTGGTTAAGTAA
- a CDS encoding branched-chain amino acid aminotransferase: protein MKDLDWNNLGFSYIKTDYRFIAHWKDGKWDEGKLTTDNMLHIHEGSTAIHYGQQCFEGLKAYRCKDGSINLFRPDQNAKRMQHTSDRLLMPQMPTELFIRACKEVVKANQEWLGPYGSGATLYLRPFLFGTGANIGVKTAPEFIFSVFCCPVGAYFKGGLAPSNFITTDYDRAAPMGTGGVKVGGNYAASLLPHELAAEEGTPERKFADAIYLDPKTHTKIEEVGAANFFGITKDNKFITPASESILPSITKYSLLHIAKERLGMEAIEGDVYIDQLDQFAEAGACGTAAVITPVGGIQHKGKFHVFYSETEVGPVTRKLYNELTGIQFGDVEAPEGWIVKVE from the coding sequence ATGAAAGACTTAGACTGGAACAATCTTGGATTTAGTTATATCAAAACAGATTACCGATTCATCGCACATTGGAAAGATGGCAAATGGGATGAAGGTAAACTCACCACCGATAATATGCTACATATCCACGAAGGTTCAACGGCTATTCACTACGGTCAACAATGCTTTGAAGGCTTAAAAGCCTATCGTTGTAAAGATGGTTCAATCAACTTATTCCGTCCAGATCAAAATGCAAAACGCATGCAACATACCTCTGATCGCTTATTAATGCCACAAATGCCAACAGAATTATTTATCCGAGCTTGTAAAGAAGTGGTGAAAGCAAACCAAGAATGGTTAGGTCCTTACGGATCTGGCGCAACATTATATTTACGTCCATTCCTCTTTGGTACAGGCGCGAATATCGGTGTAAAAACCGCACCTGAATTTATTTTCTCTGTATTCTGCTGCCCTGTTGGCGCTTATTTCAAAGGTGGTTTAGCACCATCTAATTTCATTACGACTGATTACGACCGTGCTGCACCTATGGGAACCGGTGGTGTAAAAGTAGGTGGTAACTACGCAGCAAGTTTGCTTCCACATGAACTAGCCGCAGAAGAAGGTACGCCAGAACGTAAATTCGCTGATGCGATCTATCTCGATCCAAAAACACATACTAAAATTGAAGAAGTGGGTGCGGCAAACTTCTTTGGTATCACCAAAGATAATAAATTTATCACACCAGCATCTGAATCTATTTTACCAAGTATAACTAAATACTCATTACTTCACATTGCAAAAGAACGTTTAGGTATGGAAGCCATTGAAGGTGACGTGTATATCGATCAACTTGATCAATTTGCCGAAGCAGGGGCTTGTGGTACTGCTGCCGTCATTACGCCAGTAGGCGGTATTCAACACAAAGGCAAATTCCACGTGTTCTATTCAGAAACTGAAGTAGGTCCTGTTACACGTAAGCTTTACAACGAGTTAACCGGTATCCAATTCGGTGATGTGGAAGCACCTGAAGGCTGGATTGTAAAAGTAGAATAA